One Huiozyma naganishii CBS 8797 chromosome 5, complete genome DNA segment encodes these proteins:
- the FUM1 gene encoding fumarase FUM1 (similar to Saccharomyces cerevisiae FUM1 (YPL262W); ancestral locus Anc_6.13), producing the protein MIRSVFNSSGKASVKVALLRNNLRRNMSASAITNQEFRVETDSFGEINVPADRYWGAQTQRSFQNFKIGGDREKIPEPVVRAFGILKKSAATVNENLGTLDKSIAAKIKLAADEVAEGKLSDHFPLVVFQTGSGTQSNMNANEVISNRAIELLGGELGSKQVHPNNHVNQSQSSNDTFPTVMHIAATTEIANKLIPELQNLKDALQHKVEEFSSIVKIGRTHLQDATPLTLGQEFSGYVQQVENGIQRVQSSLYHLHFLAQGGTAVGTGLNTKVGFDKLVAEEVSKETGLHFETAPNKFEALAAHDAIVEASGALNTLACSLFKIAQDIRYLGSGPRCGYGELILPANEPGSSIMPGKVNPTQNEAMTQVCVQVMGNNSTITFAGSQGQFELNVYKPLMISNLLSSIRLLTDASKSFRIHCLNDLKANKDKIDENLNKSLMLVTALNPKIGYDAAAKVAKNAHHKNITLKESALELGVLTEKEFDEWVIPENMISPKP; encoded by the coding sequence ATGATCAGATCCGTGTTCAATTCCAGTGGTAAAGCCAGCGTGAAAGTTGCACTGCTGCGTAACAATCTCAGAAGAAATATGTCTGCGTCTGCTATTACGAACCAGGAGTTCAGAGTCGAAACGGACTCGTTCGGAGAGATTAATGTCCCTGCTGATAGATACTGGGGTGCTCAAACACAGCGGTCGTTCcagaacttcaaaattggTGGTGACAGAGAGAAGATCCCGGAACCCGTAGTGAGGGCATTTGGGATCCTAAAGAAATCTGCTGCCACGGTGAACGAAAACTTGGGGACTCTAGATAAGAGTATCGCCGCTAAGATCAAGCTCGCAGCCGATGAGGTCGCCGAGGGGAAACTGTCCGACCATTTCCCATTGGTTGTGTTCCAGACCGGGTCCGGGACACAGTCCAACATGAACGCTAACGAAGTTATCTCGAATAGGGCAATTGAGTTGCTTGGCGGTGAGCTTGGCTCAAAGCAGGTCCACCCAAATAACCACGTCAACCAATCGCAATCTTCTAACGACACTTTCCCCACGGTGATGCACATTGCTGCCACTACAGAGATCGCAAACAAGTTGATCCCAGAGTTACAGAATTTGAAGGATGCACTGCAACATAAAGTGGAGGAATTCTCATCCATTGTCAAGATTGGGAGAACCCATTTGCAAGACGCTACACCATTGACCCTGGGACAAGAGTTTAGTGGGTACgttcaacaagttgaaaacGGTATCCAGAGAGTCCAATCCTCATTGTATCATTTACATTTCCTAGCTCAGGGTGGGACAGCAGTAGGCACTGGTTTGAACACAAAGGTCGGGTTTGACAAACTTGTCGCAGAGGAAGTATCCAAGGAGACTGGCTTGCATTTTGAGACTGCACCAAATAAATTCGAGGCATTAGCTGCACATGACGCCATCGTCGAGGCAAGCGGTGCATTGAACACTTTGGCGTGTtctctgttcaagattGCTCAAGATATCAGATACCTAGGATCGGGGCCTCGCTGTGGGTACGGTGAACTGATCTTACCTGCCAATGAACCAGGCTCCTCAATCATGCCAGGGAAAGTCAACCCAACTCAAAACGAGGCAATGACTCAAGTCTGCGTCCAAGTGATGGGGAACAACTCAACTATCACATTCGCTGGGTCTCAAGGTCAATTCGAATTGAACGTGTACAAACCACTCATGATTTCTAACCTGTTGAGTTCAATCAGATTGCTGACAGATGCTAGTAAATCTTTCAGAATCCACTGTCTAAACGACTTGAAGGCCAACAAGGACAAAATCGACgaaaacttgaacaaatctttgatGCTTGTAACAGCGCTAAATCCAAAGATTGGGTACGACGCAGCCGCTAAAGTGGCTAAAAATGCACACCACAAGAACATCACTCTTAAGGAATCTGCCTTGGAATTGGGGGTTTTAACTGAGAAAGAATTTGATGAATGGGTCATTCCAGAAAATATGATTAGTCCAAAACCTTAA